In Syntrophorhabdaceae bacterium, the DNA window CTGTTCAACAACATGGTCGACAGCATTCTCATGTGCAAGAAGCCGGTCATCTCCCGGGTAAACGGTATGAGAGTAGCCGGCGGTCAGGAAATAGGCCTTGCCTGTGATATCGCCATTTCATCCGACCTCGCTATTTTCGGTCAGGCCGGTCCGCGCCATGGCTCGGCGCCGGTAGGCGGCTCGTCAGACTTTCTGCCGTGGTTCCTCACCGCGGAAGATGCAATGTGGAACTGTGTGAGCTGCGAAATGTGGTCAGCATACAAGATGAAGGCCAAGAACCTCATCTCCAAAGCCATCCCTGTATTGAAAGACGACAAGGGTAACTGGGTCCGCAACCCGCAGGTCATCACCGATACCTTCGTGAAGGACGGCGAGATCGTATACGGCGAAAACAAGACGGGCGACGAGGCCAAACAGGCCAGGGCGTGGGTAAACGAGAAACTGAAGAACAACGACTATGATTTCTCACTCCTTGACGCTGAAGTCGATAGAATCGTCTGGATATTCGCAAACCTGTTCCCGGGCTGCTTGATGAAATCCATTGACGGGATCAGACAGAAGAAGAAATCCTTCTGGGATGCCATGAAGAACGATCACCGGTACTGGCTGGCAACAAACATGATGGGCGAGGCATTCCTCGGATTCGGCGCCTTCAACACAAAGAAGATCACCGGACTCGACACCATCGACTTCATCAAGAACCGCCAGCTCATCGCGCAGGGCGTTCTCAACAACGAGGCCTATATGGAGCAGGTCCTCGGAAAACCGCAGGGCAAGTAAAAACGGCACAAACCAAAAGGGGGGAGTTATCCCCCCTTTTTTTATCACCAAAAAGCGCAGGTATGATGTATAGTAGATGATGGGTAGGAATAGGAAGAGTAATAGACTTATGCGGGCAGGCTTTCATCCACACCCGTATACGGTGAAGGTATTCACCGAACACGTGAAGGGAGGATTATATGGCATTCAATCAC includes these proteins:
- the oah gene encoding 6-oxocyclohex-1-ene-1-carbonyl-CoA hydratase — its product is MGLEWMPREHGLKDHSRHGTNHWGTDAPCTVYEKRPLKDPKGNVVPGLYTAWIRLNNPAQYNSYTTEMVKGVIAGFENSSTDREVVATIFTGTGPNAFCTGGNTKEYSEYYSMRPEEYGAYMELFNNMVDSILMCKKPVISRVNGMRVAGGQEIGLACDIAISSDLAIFGQAGPRHGSAPVGGSSDFLPWFLTAEDAMWNCVSCEMWSAYKMKAKNLISKAIPVLKDDKGNWVRNPQVITDTFVKDGEIVYGENKTGDEAKQARAWVNEKLKNNDYDFSLLDAEVDRIVWIFANLFPGCLMKSIDGIRQKKKSFWDAMKNDHRYWLATNMMGEAFLGFGAFNTKKITGLDTIDFIKNRQLIAQGVLNNEAYMEQVLGKPQGK